The genome window ATTTGATCAGGGCAGTGAGAGAAGCTAAgaagctaacatgctaacatgttaagctagccagctagcagaCGCACCTTTAGTCTGATCTCGTATGTAGTGAATCTCCCCCGGCCGACTCCCACCGTCTCGGGATTGCTCACATCGATCTCTAGGAAGTTGCTCGGAGGTCCGTAGGCATCGCTCAGGTTCTGTGGTTTGGCGTAGAGCCTCCGTGTGTCCGCTATGGTATCCTCCATCACTCCCCGCTAACGCTAACACCCACAGCCTGCGCTTCCTTCCGATCAGCTGAGACGCAGCTGACGCCGGACCtgggctgcgtctcaaatcacAGCGCGCCGCGTGCACTGGAGCACTACCTAGCGCGAGACCTAACGGATTCAacgccctatctagtgcactacatttcCAAACTCAACCTGTTCGCTATTAAACCCAACACTGCACAGGTTTCCTGAACTCAGACTTCTACTAAGAAGTATTCCTCTATTTTCTTTAAGACGAAAATATCCTTGAATATGCCTAATCCTAAAATACACCTGCgtgcatgtatatatttttattatcctgtatgtattattttattatttattgtttattatttcagaCAAAATGCTTGCGTTTCACATAAAGTTGTActattttgaaaaagaaaaaacaacaacaacaacatggcgGCGCGCATGTTAGCAAGAagcattgtgtgttattttaaagACAAACCTTTTTCTAAAAGGACTTGGAAGCTAGTAACAGGTAAGCATgcgaataaataaaataaagccttTAAATGAAATGCTGAATGGATATGAAATGTCTACCACAGActcttattgtttatttatttctaagtTATTGTGCAACTTTTGCTAACAGTAATCTAAGAGAAAAGCTACAGGAGACATTTTATAGTCTGGGTTTGCAGTACACACCTTTATTCAACAAACTAGTTAGTtatgtttgctagctagctgtgtgTCTTGGTTGGAGTTGACATCTCAGAAATAAcaggttatttaaaaataatattataataatctcataataataataagatccTATATAGACTATATACATTAGCAATGTTCTCAGGCATTTGGGAATAATACTGATGATATGTGGagtgtttatgattattatgattgtttACAAGGAAATTCTCAAAGGTTACTCTGTGATCTTATGAAATaatagatgtttttttatttctaagatTGAACGATATTCTttataattcaaataaatgaaagttgctgacatttaacacatttaaggGTGATTCTCCAGTTTGACCGTCTAAACTTTTGAGAAATGAAATTACTAATGCTGTTCTTTTAATGTTGCCTGAACAATCTTTACATGTTACGAAGTAAAGATCTAATGCTGGTCTAAATGTTAAAAGTGTCCCTTATagaattataatattttatgtcTTTTTCCGATATACCCCAGCTAAAGGTCATTACCATCACAACattgaaaaacacatttttttcataaaggAATGTTTTTCAAATTCATTCACGTTGTAAACATtggttactttaaaaaaaaaaataccttttgcatttttttaaacaaacaacataTTACGTATTCTTCATGTACTCAGTTCaatgcagttttatttgtatagcacttttaacaatggacattgtcacaaagcagctttacggaaataaatacattcaaattaaattaggAATTAGGAgttgacatgaggaagaaacattgagaggaatcagactcaaaaaggaactcatcctcatcatgTTTTCACCATCAAagcaacattttcattttctaggCATCTTCACTTttgaaaaggtgaaaaaaaccCTTTCAAGGTAAAATAgctattgtttttaaaaaattttgtttcATAGTTAAGTGTTTTTAGATGAATTTGAGGTCCAGGGACATAAAAGTGCCTCCAGTTGGAGAATCCCCCTTAAATTGTTCTGATTTAGCACTTTATAAAGTCATACATATATAGTAAATCTGTCAATGttccaatatttatggaaatgacTGTAGCTTTTAAAACAGGAAAGAAACTGTTAGCTATGCGATAAGACAATTTCAGATAATTTAACCAAAATTTAGACCAAAAATTTATAAAGTCATACATAAAGTCAAATGCATACAGTCGATTCTGGGCAAAGCATAAGCTGATATTGTGTTAAGTTTAAACATGAAGACAACATGCAAGGACCCTGCAACGTGGAACATAACCTGACCAAAATTTAAACGTATTTCACACAACGTTTGACGATTCTACTAGTGAGTCAACATCACAATCTCGTCACCGCGAAATAGCGCAAGTTTTTAAACGTATCTTGTAACTTCGTCAATAGCTTGAGTTCTGTTGGTTGTTCAGACCTCAGATTAAGACACAAAGTCGATGAAATATAATAGTTTAAGTGCAAAATGTGTGAAAACTTTTAGCGTCTGTGTCTATTAAAGTGGAACTACTACAATAAGCCCTAAATATCACTCAGGTTTGGAAAGTTTGTGCTTTTTCCCATTTTGAGGATCCTGTTATATAAAAAGAACTGGCTTTCTGTGGTGAGCTTTTAGACCGAGAGAAAACAAGTTTGTCTTTATGTCTGACAAATTTCATAAATTGAGATCAGGTGCATCCTGTTTACTTTGATTATCTCGAGAAATCTCTAGAACTTGACCGGAATCAATCTGCTGCAAAATTCAATTCATTGGACATGATTTCGGAAGGTACAGAAAAATGTAGGTAAACTAGTTCCATTGCTATTTGTAGCTAGTTCCTCCCCAGCACTGCTTACAGGAAATGTACAGTGGTGCAGAGGCTGTACTGTTGAGACCTATGCCTGTTGTTTTTGGCCACTTGGAATGAAACGCAAGCTGAAGACTGTGTGAGCTGAGGACTAGCTGTTTAGAGACCGCCTCTGAACGCAAGGCAGCCAATACACTGGCCTTGTATCCCTTTAGGTGGAAGTTTTGAGAGTGGAGTATACCTCATCAAATTGATACACAGTAGACTGGCCAATTTCCAAAATACAACCTTTTTTTCATGGACAACTGGACAGTGGTGAGTTCCCATCCACTCTAAAGGTGTATCTGGCAGCCATTGCAGTACGTCTCATCTCTCTAGGGGTTCATAAGCTTATTATGACCTATGGAAGGGGCGAGGTGCCTCCATCCACGACAGTTCCCCAGGAGTCTAAAACAAGATCTCTTCCTTGTGCTGGAGTCCCTTAAAGATCCTTCTTACAAGCCTATACATGATGCTGAACAGAAACGGATATCTCTGAAAGCTGCCTTTTATCTAGCAGACACTTCAGCTGCATGCTCTGGTGATAAGCTTACCTTGCAAGGATTGATGGCCAGAGGACTCTGGAGTGGCCTTTGCTTGTCACTCCAGagtcctcttttttctttacaaagGTCATATCACACAATTTTCTGAATCCGTTGTTGAACCTTGCAGCTTCGCGTGAAGGCAAACCTGTGGAGCGTACTATATGAGGAGTGTCTCCTCCTCATGAGCATTACTTAGAGACAGCCCAATACAGGAAGTCTTCACTGAAGCTACCTGGAAGTTCTACAAGGTTAATATTGCCCCTCATAGTGGCAGGAGTATGGTGGTCATCTCTGGACACGTTTTCATACTAATGTCGGTGATTTTCAGCCCCTGGTGGTTAGGATGAAATAGAATACTAGTTAAATATGTAACTATTCTTCTCCGATCCCTGATTAATCACCAGGACCAGCACTGACCCAGACAGTTCCATACATTATACTGAGCATTATACAAGTGACTGTACCTGGTCTCTTCTTCCAGGTTGTTGGACATCTGAGAAACATGGACCCCTGTCGACTAGCCCCGATTGCGCCACACCCACTGGACCCATCGCTCACTATGACAGTCTGCTGCGCTCTGGGTTCCTCCTTGAAGACAGTCTGCAGAAAGCTGCACTTTGGCAGCTTGAGAAGTTGCATGGAGAGATGGCAAGATATACCAacctccctctttctcctccaGAGACCACAGAGAACGGGAAGGACAGTAGCTTAAGTGACAAAGTGTCCAAAATCTCCAAACCAGAGCTTAGTGTTAAGACAGAGGAATGGGTAAAGGATGTGTCACATGTTGCTTTgaggaaagaagaagaggaatgTGACACTGAAAAGGTAAGTGTTTTGAATGGGAACGAATCATGTCACACTGattacctgcaaaaaaaaaaaactgtggtaTCACTTCTGTTGTTGCTGTGGGTTACTAATTGACTGGTtatttgttgttggttttttttagtttaaaagttTTAGGGAGTATTTGGGGCAAATTCAAACACGAACTGCAGATGAGTCCCGACTATGACGGACAGATGATTTTCTGAAGGATGGTACAGGTTTCCTTGCTTTCCGTACCATCACCTGTAGCATGCACATACTCAATCTGACTTCATTATTCACCCTCTACTGGATTTACAGCTTTTCAGAAGTGAAATTCAAGCATTTTACCGTATTCACAAATGAGATATTCAGGCTTTTTCTGAGTATAACACTGATCAACATCAGCTCAGTGTTTTGAATTGGCATCACTCTGTCCTGAGTGTATGTGTAAGTaacagtgtgtgattttgtgtgcacTCTCCCAGTGTGTGACTCTTTTGGTTAAGAGtaactaagtgtgtgtgtgtgtgtgtgtgtgtgtgtgtgtgtgtgtgtgtgtgtgtatatgtgtgtgctcATATGAGAGAGAGCACAAGGTGTGTGGGATGCTGGTAGCAGATGAAttgatttttgtatttcatgAATTTTAAGAGGGCGAGCAGTCCTGTGAGGTGAGAGGCCTTGCAGCATGATAATGTTTCTATTATCTATAATAATTGTCACCTACTCTTAGAAATCAGTCACGCAGAcccaaaatacatatttatcaCTCGGAAGATGAGACTGTAAGCTTTTTAATGACATCAAAATAATTTATGCCTGTCTGCTCCAAATATCAGGAGTTACATGAGCTGTTCAATTAGCAGCGTATGCCTATTCGTAGCGCTGCAAAGTGAGTCAAATGGGTCATTTCTTCACTGACTAATTAAACAAGGATTAGCATGAAGAACTTGGGCTGCAGCTAGTATCTGATGAGGTAAATTAGCTTCTGCTGACAATTTTGTCATTCATTTATCGAGTTATAAATAAGAGAGATTAAATACTACAATGCAGTCAGTAAAAtattaacttgttaaataatgctaatttaataGATTGAGTCATTTCGtcattttcattaattcatttcaaCGCTGAATAGTGATGTAATATAATGCCTTTGTAGGCTATTTTGTCATAATCTATAAATCTACACCCATGGCATAGCCATTTTTAGGCAATTGACATTGAACTGGCATTTTGACCTGGGCCCGTAATAAATACCCCAAAGTCTGTGTTTCTGACCACCATATTTTGACCAAATAGGCCCCTTGGCAAATATCCAATGGTGTAATTATTTCGTACTTGCTAATATGCCTTAAATCTTGATGATGAGAtcaaaaacactaaaattaCATTCTTACTTACTGTAATCAATTTGCATGTCAAACCTTAAAACCAAATCTTTAAAATCAAGCActcttataaaattatataacattttataaattctTTTTATGAGTATTGCGGAGATTATTTTGAATGTGCAGGATTTTACCTGAAGCTCAGGAGAAACTGAAGCAATTTCTGTCAGAAAATCATGAGTTTCAGTAGGAAGTTAAATCTCCATAAAAGCATGGAGGATGAGTCCGTCTTAAACAACTCTCAGATTTTCAGTCACCTTGCTGTGTTTGACCACTGTAGCATGTCCGAGCTGCTGGGAGAGCTAAAAGTCAGCAACAGGTCATAAGGCCGTCGCCCACTTCGCCAGTAGAAAAGAATAGAGGGATAGTGATGCTGGTTCATGTGGACTAAATAatcttttgtctcatttttcaACTGTTGGACTATTCTGGCCATTTTTAACAGAACGGGagcaaagtaaataaaaaattcagtgttttagaaaaaaatgaacccTTAATTGGCCATCCGTGACTTCCTGTTACACTGGCATCCCTTCATTTATCAATTTGAGAATGAATACAAATACGTAAACGAAATGAGACACCGAACCAAGTGTGTCGACCGTTATAAAACTAGCAGTGGCTATAAAAATAGCTACATGTCTGAAAATACCCAGTAATTAAGAAGCTTAAAGCAACTGCAGCTGTAATGAACCTGATTAGAAAAGGACGCAAGTGCAATTTACCCCCCACGCATAGGGAAAAGGGTGGTTAGAGAGGCAAACATTTCTCCAGGGATCACAGTTGGAGATTTGCAGAAGTTGGGAGCATTTGGCTTCAAAACAGGAGGAAACAAATCCTTTTCTTTCATCAAGCCACAAACGTAAGCAACTAGATTTCGCTAGTCAGTACCAGAACCTCAACTAGATCCAAATTCTATTCTTAGCCTAAAAATAAGAATGGTTCCAGAGAAAAGAACATTATTATCGCGACTGTTAAATATGATGGAGGATCTGTGAGATTGTGAGGGTGTTTTTCCTCTGAAGGCTCTAAGAGCagtgagcctcatttatcaagctggatacgaacgGATATATTCATAAATCGTTCGTAAAAGCAGTTATCCAAGAAATGaggtgttcatgaaaatcctgtaatttcagaaaaacacaaatttaattaaacctttgtgaaacccagtcatttcatattaatggcattaactaaagaaatattaaatgcgacaaaaaaaattaagaaaacataaatccataaattaagacaaataagaccagtCATTTAATTAAGAATGCCGCTGTATAAAAGGACGACAGGCTCAGGCAGTGTGTATGTCGGTTCCGTTTGCCATGGCATCTTATTCGTGCAACACTTTATTAGAGTCAGCAGTAAGTGACTGATAAGTGACTGATAAGTGACTGATCTGGTAGGTCTCAAGCTGCAATGTGTTGTATGCTCCCTATAAAAAAAAACGGTTAACCATAGAAGTTTTCTTACATGATGTCCTTGGTGTTCACAATCACCTATGTAcagtagacattttttttttttccatttaaatgtcaaatttttcttttctcaattAATTCACATCTGCTctaccttttctgtaatttggctCTATATTTTGGCCTTTCAGATGCTGTTACAGTGtttcataatatatattttttattggtagcgatgtgagtcaaaataacttccacttctctCGCTGAGAGTCTGCCTATTTTCTGCCTTTCACTCGtcatttcagctctgtgagctttgccttttatggagttttgtgggcgtcaccaaATGCGAATCAGTTACACTGTTCATGCACCTGGTAATTTAGAGGTGACTGGCATTCATCAGTATACGCAGGCATGTGCGAGGAAAATCagcgtttctgaaacttttgtaaatccggtGGAATTCTTTAGTTCCGTTTGGCTTACGCAAATATTTACGCGTTACTTTACTAAAAGATCGATAAATGGGGCCTGTTGTTAAGACACATGGCATTATAGACTCTGTGAAGAaccaaattttaaatgaaaatctgtcTGACTAgggtctttttttattttcttaaaataaatttacttcagttaaatattaaatctctGCATTTTTTCAGTGTGAACTTTAGTTACTTAACCACAAAGCCATTTTTTGTCTGTTATCAATAATTCTCAAGCTGACTGTCGAAAAACAAATTGTGCAACCTGTAAGCCTTTAGTGTCGATTCATGGAGAATGATGTGGTGTAATATTTAGTGAATTTATAGTCGTGAATGTTTGCGTTCTGTTGTGTCACAGGATTGTGCGAAGCCACCTCCCCCTCGTGGATGCTACATTCATGGTGGTGTTGGTGAGTTCAGGACATCTTGATCCAGCCTCTACAATTAAAATGGCAGCCATTAAAGATGcattgaaacacacacaactttgcTCAGCGTTACCAGAAATCGCATAATTAGTCATCTTTTAGAAGACAGTGGATCAGGAAGAGTGTGTTTAATTATAATACACTGGTCTACAACACTGCATACTAGTATTtaaactggaatttttttttttttttcaaggcaCTGGAAAAACGATGCTGATGGACATCTTTTACTCCCGTGTAAAAAATCCCAGGAAAAAAAGACTTCATTTTAACGCCTTTATGTTAGACGTACACAGAAGTAAGCTCTCTTTTCTTATACTTTATACATGCAGCTTACATGTAAACATCTGAAATAGAGCTTAGGTTAATATTATATTCTCCTGGTGTAGAAATATTATGGcatcataaatattatttccagggatggttattattattatttttttttaaagaaacatgcaGATGAAAGTCCCTGTAAGCACCTCTACTTCAATAGTTATTTGATTatcatattttgaaatgtagtaCAGTACATTCTCTAAAAATGAAGCTATGcagtttataataaataaataaataaataagtaatattcACCTTATTAATAAAAGTCCTTGCTGTTTTCTTCAagttattttctctttttatttactttcctgTCTCATTCGTGGGGAGTGACTGTAAATGTTTGGTTTCAGGGATCCACCGGCTGAAGCAGAGTCTGCCGAAACGAAGCTCGGGCGAACTGACAATGTACGACCCCATCTTCCCTGTTGCCATGGAGATCGGCGCAGAAACCTGCCTCTTATGCCTGGATGAGTTTCAGGTGAGGAGGGTGGCAGGCTGAGGAGTCGCAGAAGGTGTTCAGGGCTGCGCGTGGGTGGAGGCGATCAACAGGTGTTTGCCGAATCAAGAACTAAAAAACACAAAGCCAATTTGTTAGATCGTTAGCATGGAAATAACAACATTGAAATGCAAAATAAAGCGTGCGTGCTGTATAATGTAATGTCGGTACTAGTACTCGACATATTAATACTCTCCCATCAGGGATCATATTTCTCCACACGCTGCTGTTGAGGCTTTGCGCAAGAATTTTTTAAGCATCTCTGAAACATCCTATAACGCTGTTAACAGTTTTGGGGATGTAATGTTTTGCTTGGATAATTgtgtggaggtttttttttttttttttattttaaatcattaggACATATATCTGAGGACTTGAGGCAGCAATAATGGTTCTTTACTGAATGTAAAGCAGAGATCTTTGTACATTTTGGAGCCATCTAGTGGAGTCCAGACCCAAAATACAAACTCTGTTAGAGCATCTGAGTTAATCCATTAAAGCTATGTGacttaataaacattacatttttcattcatttctgataacatcaataataataatcaataataatgatgtcatttctAACAGAGAAAACGAGTGCACGAGTGCAGTGCATATAGATGAACGCTGGAGATGTTGGATACATGTTCTTCAAAAGAAGTTTTAAACTTATAATCATGTAAAAGtgatgcttattattattattattattattattattattattgttattacaaaTGACTCTTTTCCATAAGCAGGTCTTTCAGTGGCTGTTCACCTCAGAACCGAACGTCATTAGAAGCACTTTACTTTCTGTACACATGACTTGTAGAAATCTTCCATGATAAAttgtgcatgcatgcacacgCCAACACACCTCAAGTCCACGGCGTGCGTGTCTGTCACGCATCACTGCCCGTGCGCTCGGCTTTCCTGCACGCGTGGATCGCGGCGAGCGCCAACACGGAACTCTCGTACCCGTGTTTTGTTTGGGATACATAAATTAGGAGCCTGATGGACCCTTACCAATCAGGAGCCGCGGCCACTTAGGCATGCAAATGAGGCATCGGGTTTCAGACGGCCCCTCTCTCTTCCTTAAGTGAAGGGGTAATGGAGAGCAGCCGCGGCGGGTCGCGCGCATCCTCGCCTCTTAAATGCTAATGAAATTTCTTCGTTCTCTTCATTAGTCGGCCGTCATTATCAGTAATTTGTAGTCTTCCCCTTTTTGTCCCCCATTCGCTGCCTTAATGAAGGCAAGGTATTGAG of Pangasianodon hypophthalmus isolate fPanHyp1 chromosome 30, fPanHyp1.pri, whole genome shotgun sequence contains these proteins:
- the afg1lb gene encoding lactation elevated protein 1 homolog B isoform X2; protein product: MAARMLARSIVCYFKDKPFSKRTWKLVTGCWTSEKHGPLSTSPDCATPTGPIAHYDSLLRSGFLLEDSLQKAALWQLEKLHGEMARYTNLPLSPPETTENGKDSSLSDKVSKISKPELSVKTEEWVKDVSHVALRKEEEECDTEKDCAKPPPPRGCYIHGGVGTGKTMLMDIFYSRVKNPRKKRLHFNAFMLDVHRRIHRLKQSLPKRSSGELTMYDPIFPVAMEIGAETCLLCLDEFQVTDVASAMILKQLFEGLFTCGVVLVATSNRPPEELYKNGLQRAAFVPFIDVLKEHCCIVRLDTGLDYRKREMEPAGKLYYTSSELNAEVAVNTLFRELASRQNDVTRPRVLSVQGREVTLNRTCGTIADCTFHELCERVRVVVLAEAPLYHLFDGGSMSGEEERDRLMLDELGLTNEAWKRLTLFTAEEEVFALQRTLSRLTEMQTKQYWIQVEQRRM